Proteins encoded together in one Lathyrus oleraceus cultivar Zhongwan6 chromosome 5, CAAS_Psat_ZW6_1.0, whole genome shotgun sequence window:
- the LOC127081924 gene encoding uncharacterized protein LOC127081924, producing MLNVPGLLPLEKDEVVGMGNFRFACGILGFAIGNFRFACESMESRSGASKKRKGGNTSRPITIQFDTDKFVGPKQAAWAKNVRGSAAAESTRASDGPGTSTPGPDPYLQAVLPTNEQKEKPTQSAKSLSNWSGGSQYSSSVHNGKLEEPNDGYTDIPIPNDFLISNYDDPLEAIVSETYLNFLNNYKNPEFLQSRAILAGTIETVDIINQYVLGFIPGEEKEYLSSDSVDTFDGEGNEAFDVLTPEFLNTLTTSGLPNHKIKLKIGTPIMLLRNIDQPEGLCNGIRLIVTRLANHVIEAKIISGKNIGGVIYIPRMDMTPTQSP from the exons GATGAAGTTGTtggtatgggaaactttaggtttgcatgtgggattttaggttttgcaattGGGAATTTTAGGTTTGCATGTGAATCT atggaatctAGATCCGGCGCTTCAAAGAAGAGAAAGGGAGGGAACACTTCCCGTCCCATAACAATACAGTTtgataccgacaagtttgtcggcccgaagcaggctGCATG GGCGAAGAATGTTAGAGGCAGTGCTGCTGCAgagagtacccgggcttctgatggtcctggtacttctactcctggaccAGATCCTTACCTGCAAGCTGT GTTGCCTACTAATGAACAGAAGGAGAAGCCTACTCAATCTGCAAAATCTCTTTCTAATTGGTCTGGTGGTTCTCAGTATTCGTCA TCAGTTCATAATGGGAAATTGGAAGAACCTAACGATGGTTACACGGATATTCCTATTCCAAATGATTTCTTAATTTCTAACTATGATGATCCACTAGAAGCCATTGTTAGTGAAACATATCTGAATTTTCTTAACAATTACAAGAATCCAGAATTTTTGCAATCAAGAGCTATATTGGCAGGAACAATTGAAACGGTTGACATCATAAATCAATACGTTTTGGGATTCATACCAG GTGAAGAAAAGGAATATTTAAGTTCAGATTCTGTAGACACTTTTGACGGTGAAGGAAATGAAGCTTTTGATGTTTTGACCCCGGAATTTTTGAATACACTTACAACTTCCGGTCTACCTAACCACAAGATTAAATTGAAGATTGGGACCCCTATTATGTTGCTTCGAAACATTGATCAACCTGAAGGTCTCTGCAATGGAATAAGGCTTATAGTTACAAGATTGGCAAACCATGTTATCGAGGCAAAGATTATATCTGGAAAGAATATTGGAGGGGTTATCTATATTCCAAGAATGGATATGACTCCAACACAATCTCCGTGA